Genomic segment of Canis lupus dingo isolate Sandy chromosome 9, ASM325472v2, whole genome shotgun sequence:
GAAAGCGCTATTAAGTGCGATACTACCGCAGGCCACGCACGACAGGGGCACCCAAGACCTCGGGGCGctggccccgggccgccccccacGGGGCACCAGCTGCGCGGGTACGCGGGCGCGGCGCGGGTCCGCGAGAGGCAGCGAGTGGGCGGGGCCCGCGGCACTCCGGGTGTGCGGCTGGTCGGCCGGCGGAGGGCGGGGCCTCGCGGCGCGGTCTGGGGGCGGGGCGAGCTCGGGTGCCTGCAGAGGCGGCCTTGGTGCTCGGCGAGCGCGCGCGGACCGTACAGCGGCCGCGGAGCGGCCATGGGCCCGCTGGGCCCCGGGCGCCGCGCAGCGCGAGCACCGGCCTAGAGCCAGGTGGGTGGAcctgggccggggtgggggcggacGTGGGCCTCCGGGGGTCCCGGGGAACCTGAACCCCGGCTGGACTGGGGGCCGGGAGTCGCGAGCCGCCCGGCCGACCTAGGCGGTCCCGCCGGGCGTCCCCTGCTCGAGGGGCTGGAGCTTCTCCTAGGGCCCGGGAGAGAGTCTGTTTTCCCAAACCAACTCCCGACCGTCTCGGCCGAAGCCCCGCCCTCTGCCTTGGGGAGAGAGCGCGGAGAGCTTGTCCTTTCCATCCAGACCTGGGGGACTGGCCCTTCCGGCCTCGCGAGGAGGGTGCGTGCGGGGGAGGGCCGGGCACCAGCCTCCAGCCCCGAGAGCCGACCGTCCTGCCATCAGATTTGTTTACACGTTTCCCGCATTGCTCGGCCCCACCTTCCATGCCCCGTGACTCAGAGCACACGGGGCCCGCCTTGCgagtgaggggagaggggggcaggtTCAGGCGTCCTGGTCTTTGGGTCCCGAGGCCAAACAGGGCGCCTGCCCCCGTGAGGGGGACGCAGGGATTCCGTGTTGCTCAGATGAGGGAATGGCAGCGAGCCATTACTGCTTCCTAAGCATGAGTAACTACTCCAGCTTTCTCCCTAACTACTCCCGGAGTGACCTTGTTCAGGTCATCCCCGCTCTCTGAGTCTCTGTCCATTGGTAAAGTAGAGATGACGGTAACTGCTTTCAACGGTGAttgcgggacgcctgggtgcctcagtggttgagcatctgcctttggctcaggtcatgatcccggggtcctgggatcgaatcccgcatccggctccctgcatggagcctgcttctccttctgcctgtgtctctgcttctctctctgtgtctctcatgaatgaataaataaaatcttaaaaagaaaaaagtgaattgtGAGGATCGCTCGAATTCATATTTAGTGAGTGAATTGGGGTGATGGGCTGGTTCAGATCCCAAAGTGCCCTCACCTGGGTTCTTCCCCTCCCACTGATTTCTGTTGTGAATTGGGGTCCAATTGactatttgtttttcagaattgaAGCTGCAAGATGGCTGATCAGGACCCTGGGGCTATTAGCCCCCTCCAACAAatggtggcttcaggaactgggGCTGTGGTCACCTCCCTCTTCAGTAAGATCTGGGGAGGTGTGAGGCGGGtagctgggggctggggaagaCCCGAGATTAGAGGTGACTTGGCCCTGGAGGAGGGCTCGGGGATGGGGTCCTGAAAGGAGCCTTCAgacctgccctcctcctccagtGACACCCCTGGACGTGGTGAAAGTACGCCTGCAGTCTCAGCGCCCCTCGATGGCCAGTGGTGAGTGCCTGACCCTGAAGCCAACATGGGAGGTGCATGGGCAAAATGGATCTTCCAGAGATGGGGTCCCTGGGACAGGTAGGTGGCTCTTCTGACTTAAGGGACTGCCTTGTATTTTAGAGCTGATGCCTCCCTCCAGACTCTGGAGCCTCCCCTACGCCAAATGTGAGTTTCCCTAGTCATAGGGGGCTTGTCATGGTCCGGGGGAGGGAGGGTCCTAGTCTCCCCAGGGGACCTGAGGGCTCCACAGCCCTAGAACACACTTTCAGGTCAAATTCGTGAGCAAGAATGTCCACCCAGGGATCACTGCCTCTGCCGGCCCCTAGGGATGGGGCTCAACACCTTCCTGCAGGGTTCTAGGGCACTGTTGTCCTaatgcccccctccccttccccagtgcCCTCCTCTCTCCAATCCACAGGGAAGTGCCTCCTATACTGCAATGGTGTTCTGGAACCCCTGTACTTGTGTCCAAATGGTGCCCGCTGTGCCACCTGGTTTCAGGACCCTACCCGCTTCACTGGCACCATGGTGAGGAGCAGCTGTGCCTTCAGCTGGGTCTCTAGGCCTTCCTGAGGGATTCACATTGGTCAGACGGCAGACCTGGGAAAGAACGGGTGGTGCAAAGGAAGTAGGGGTGGTCCAGTCGGTTTGGGAAGGGCTTCCCTGAGGCAGTGCTTCTGTCTGTGAAGTTTTGAAGGGTGAGAAGGAGTTTGCTTGGAGGTAAATGAGAGATTGCATGCCTGTAGCCTGAGGGGCTCCTGCCAGGGCAGAAATGAGAGCATCAGGTTAGGGCCAAGTCTGGGTTAGCCCCATCACAGAGCTTAATCGtgttcctctttcctcccttggGCTGGTGTCCGCGTGGCCAGGACGCTTTTGTGAAGATCGTGAGGCACGAGGGCACCAGGACCCTGTGGAGTGGCCTCCCAGCCACCTTGTGAGTATCTGGGTCCTGTGTATTGCTTTTCCCTGCTGAGATGCTTTGACCCTTTATTCTCCTGTGGGCTGGCCggggcaggggaggcctgggaggTTGAGAGCCTTTGGGAGTCTCAGCTGACATCTGTTCACACTTTCAGGGTGATGACTGTGCCAGCCACTGCTATCTACTTCACTGCATATGACCAACTCAAGACCTTCCTTTGTGGTCGAGCCCTGACTTCTGACCTCTACGCACCCATGGTGGCTGGTGCCCTAGCCCGCTGTGAGCATAGCCCTGGGCCCTTGATCTCTCTGACTCCCAGCCGTGCTTGAGTCTAGTCCTGGCTTCCAGTTCTGATATCTGGCAGCTGGCGAGTAGAGGGATCTCTTGGGCCCCTGGATCCTGGGAAAGCTGCTGATGGGACCTGTGAGCTGACCCTGCCCCGCTGTTCCTCCTAGTGGGCACCGTGACTGTGATCAGCCCCTTGGAGCTGGTGCGGACAAAGCTGCAGGCCCAGCATGTGTCCTACCGGGAGCTGGGCGCCTGTGTCCGAGCAGCTGTGGCTCAGGGTGGCTGGCGCTCGCTATGGCTGGGCTGGGGCCCCACTGCCCTTCGGGATGTGCCCTTTTCAGGTAGGAATCAGGTGCAGCGGGTGGGGTAGGGGAGCCTCTGGATGACACACAAGGTCTATGGTTAAGTCCCGATTTTACTATTATTGACTTTAAAGTTACCTTTCTTGGCCTTGACTATCATGTGAAATGGGCCCAGCAGGCAGGGTAGTCACCCAGGTTTATCAGGAGAAGATTCCTATAGAGGGCATGTTACAGAaactggcacacagcaggcagtCCTCATTACCAGGAGGGAGGAGTTGTCACATTGTGTGGTAGTGGAAAATGGGAGGTTTGGGGCCACCCCATTGCCCCCTCAACTCTAATGAGTGTACCTCTGCATCCCCCCAAGCCCTGTACTGGTTCAACTATGAGCTGGTGAAAAGCTGGTTGAGTGGGCTCAGGCCAAAAGACCAGACATCCGTGGGCATGAGCTTTGTGGCTGGCGGCATCTCAGGGACGGTGAGTTGATCAGGGAGTAGGGCTGGTAGCTGTGTCCTTGGGAGGCCTGAGGGTTGTTAGAGGTACTCAAGAGAAGAGTGCTGGAGTAGCAGCACATCAGCTGCCTGTCAAGCAGCATGCTCGCCCTCCCCAGGGAAGCCCTAATTAAGGTTGGCAGAGCTTGGCTGGATGCAGGGTATGGGGTTTGGGGAATGGAGACAAGCTCTCTCCCCACTGCACCAGGTGGCGGCCATCCTGACTCTACCCTTCGACGTGGTGAAGACTCAACGCCAGGTCGCGCTGGGAGCGGTGGAGGCTGTGAGAGGTAAGGTTCTGGCTAGTGTGgggccgggggggagggggggcccaaGTGGGGTCTTACTGGGCCATGCCTCACATTTGCAGTGACGCCCCCACGAGCCGACTCCACCTGGCTGCTGCTGCGGAGGATCAGGGCTGAGTCAGGCACCAGGGGGCTCTTTGCAGGTAAACCTGTGTGtgttcacgtgtgtgtgtgcatgtgtcccCAAGTTCAGGAAGGATTGGGGCTTCCCCTGGGGCCCTGACTTCTgaccctcctgccccttctcatTGCAGGCTTTCTCCCAAGGATCATCAAGGCCGCCCCTTCCTGTGCCATCATGATCAGCACGTATGAGTTCGGCAAAAGCTTCTTCCAGCGGCTCAACAGAGAACAGCCTCTGGGCCCTTAGAAGGAGATGGGACAAGGACTCCATCTTTTCCATGGATTGGGACAGGTCGTGGGTGGAAGGAGACTGAGCCAAGTGCCTTGTCCTCAGCACTGAGGGAAGGGGCCTCATTTCCCTTCCCCCTCAACTCTGAGCCCCAGGGGTAGGGGGCTACCCCTCTAGGCCTGCGCAGGCCCCCCCAAAACAGCTTTCTTCCTGCCATTTCACATTCCCAAGCCCCAAGGATAATCACtattccacccccacccccaccccaagttgAAGACCAAATCTAACTGACCCCTCCCTTCCCACTGTTTTCCTGTGTGTTTGCTGTAGCTGGGTCTGCTCCCAGGAGCCACAAAACCCTGGGCCTGGTGTAGTCTGTACCCATCCCTGTTAATTCCTGGAATCTAAAGATGATGAACTTCTCTCCAGTGCCTGTGACTGTAGggtgttttgggggtggggaggcaagtGGGACTTGGTGAGTGATTCGCACAAAGAAGACCTGGAAGGGACCTTGATGTTGGCTTTGACTACCCAGGTGGTACCCATGtagaggacccccccccccagcttagtgccaggtcagggtgaggaccCAGAGTTGAAGGGGCAACAAGTAGTGttagggccagggtggggggtggtgagatCTAGCCCCAAGGGCATACTTTGATAGAGGTTGCTTCTTTGGGTCTCAACTTTGGGCCAAAGCTGAATTGCTCAGGATGATGGATTATCTTCAAAGCTAAATTGCTCAGGGCCCTTCTAGGGCTTGTCTCCTCTTCCATCCTGCCCCCAAGATGTTCAGGGTCTTCTCTGCTGGGGGCTAAGCAAATTAAGAGTATCTGGTTAAGTGAGGCATTTACATGTCTTGCTCCTGCTCTGGACAGTCACTTCATACCAAAGCCACCCACTTCTGGGATCATTCTGACCGGTCTGCTCCTGTGGGCACACACCCATTCTGTCTGCCAGCACCTCCGTGCTCCTGGGTCCAGCACTGGCTCTATTGAGTTGTGCCACCTCAGGACAGTGCCCAGTCCCGGCCCCCCCTACAGACAAAGTTGCCCTCAGTCTTCTGGTTTTTATTTACCTGTTCCCATCAGAGCCCCTGCCCCGGGGGCTGAGAGGGGAGGACTCCAGGGAATATACAGGGCAGACTGGAGAGGCAGGGGGTTAGGACGCTGAGGCTGGACCACCAGCTCCCGAGGAGGGTGGTGGGGATGAGCGAAGTCATCCAGGAAGTCAGGAAGTCAGCCAGGTGCCAGGGCCACCAGAAGAATGGGACGAGCTTTCCCAAGGGCTCCCTGTGGCTGTGGTACCCCTGTGTCCTGGCCCAACTGGCTTCCCTTTGCAGCTCCTGCTCCCTTGGGCAGAAAGTTAAAATGGGCAAGAAGCAAAGGGTGCCTTTCGCAAGAGACCCATGGCTGGGTGGGCAGCGTTCTCTGGAAAAGTGGCCTGGATTGGGGAACTCTGAGGAAAGGCAGCAGGTGTCTGCGCCCCTGGTAGGTGGGGCTGGCGCTGCCCACGCCGCTCCTCAGCTGGGACTCAGTGCCGGGCTGCCCTCAGGACTGTCGCTCACCAGGCACTCGTTGGATTTGAAGCTCGCCAGGGACTTGCAGCTGGGGATGGAGGCCAGGGAGCCGCAGAGGCCCAGCATGGAGGGCGTGGGGTCCTTCCCTGGGGAGAGAGGGCGGGTGAGGCCGAGCCAACCGGTCTGGCTGCGtgtgagctggggcaggggggttTGCAGGCGAAGGTAGTGGAGGGGTAGCCCCCCACCCGGgaaattttcctcatttctggAGCATTTGCCATTTTCAATTAAACCCTGATAAGCATCTGCCCATGCCATGCACAGTGCCGGGGACACTGTATTGTAATCGTCAgtttatgtctctgtctccccctgaGGTTCATCCTCTCTGTCTGTTTATTAAACACACGGTGAGCACTTGTTCCGTTCCAAGCACTGGGGATACAGAGAACGGAcgagacacagtccctgccctcacggagctcacagtctgggggggagacagacacacagacaatCACAAACACAGTGTGGTGGGGTTCCATGTCCATATCCTGCCTTCTCTCAAAGAAGATCTAAAGTCATCCAGTACAGTGTGGTGTTTAGAAAGAAAAGGCGGAAGTCCAGGCACCAGGAAAACTAGGGTAGGGAACCAAGGTGAAGCCAGGGGAGGGCAACACAAAATGCATGCGTTGAAGTCCTGGACATTCGCTTGAAGGGAGCCACTAATTtggctctgagcttcctggcagccaaagaaaagggggaaacaaGGGTCAGGCAAGCGGTTCACAGAATGCATGAGACAAGAGCAAATCAGTTAGGCAGAGAATTCCCCAAGAATGTGTGAGCCCCTTGAGGATATCATGATGGCAAAAAGCCATTGAACCCCCACCATATGCCACACTAGAATCagcatccccattttgcagacaagAAGGGCTCAGCAAGGTGAACTGATTGACCAAGCTCACACAACCAGAGGAGGCGCAGCTGGGGTTTGCACTGGGGTCTGCTGAGCACCCCAAACCAAGCTCTTAAGTGCTGAGCTAAGCTCTCTGGAAAggctgaatgaaggaaggaattgGCCAGAGTCTGACCGCAGGCCCCAAGGCTTGGCTTCAGCCCTTCTTGGATGAACGTTAGGTGCTGGAATGGGGAGCTCACCGATGGGGCCCCAGGGCTCCTCATCCCGTTTGCCCTCTCCCAGGCGCTGGGAGTCTGAGCTCAGACTGGCTTCAGCTGACAGCGGCTCCGTGCTCATGAAACTGTGTCTGTGGCAGAGCAGAGGGCTGGTGTGTGGGCAGAGGCCTACAGCCCACCCCCTCCCACGCCCCCTGCCAGTGCCCCTCTTCCCCAGTAAGGGCCAGCACTCAGGCCCAAGCTGAGCCAGGCCGAGCCTTACCTCCGGTAGAGCTTGGGATTGTTGGCACCCTCTGCCCCATTCAGCGTTCCCAGGGATGGCCATTGGTTGACCAGGGGCGTGGTGAGGTCTTTGGAACCCTGGGCCAGGGGAACGTGGTCACCGGGGATCAGACCTGtcctgggatggggaggaggggtcaGGCCTGACTAGAAGAGGGAACAGAAGTGGGGAAGGGGGGCTCAGCaaggggtgggggccggggttATGAATGAAATCTGAAGAAATGGGGACAGAATGTTGAGGACCAGTAGGACAGATCCTCCAGATCAGTGGAGGGTACTGAGAGTCAGAGTGTGCTCATGTTGGGGGTTGGAGGGAATAAATAGGATGTTGTGCGAGCAAGTCAGTGATAGAGTGGGTAGAGAATAGAATGGGAATCCTGAAGGGTAATGGAGTATCTTGGGGGATCATGCTGGGAGGTCACAGGATGATTAAGAGGTTTAGGGAGAGAGCTATCAGAGAGATGATTAGTGGGGTTAGGGGTCACTGTGGGATGATGGTCAGTGGTTATAGATCAGAGAGGGAATAAAGCGATCATGTCGAACGTTGCTGAGTAATATTTGAGGTCCTTAGGAGTAATGGGGTCGCGGCAGTAACGTTCTGTAGCCATGCTAGTTGATAAAGTGGGGAGCCGGTTTTGCCTGGGGCGGGTGTCCCTGGATCTTATGTTGAGGGTAACTTAGTtcactggggagggagggggtctcGGGGTGGAGGTGAAGGGATCAGTGGTTGGATGCTGGCGGTTGGTTGCGCTGGCTGCT
This window contains:
- the SLC25A39 gene encoding probable mitochondrial glutathione transporter SLC25A39 isoform X3; the protein is MADQDPGAISPLQQMVASGTGAVVTSLFMTPLDVVKVRLQSQRPSMASELMPPSRLWSLPYAKLPSSLQSTGKCLLYCNGVLEPLYLCPNGARCATWFQDPTRFTGTMDAFVKIVRHEGTRTLWSGLPATLVMTVPATAIYFTAYDQLKTFLCGRALTSDLYAPMVAGALARLGTVTVISPLELVRTKLQAQHVSYRELGACVRAAVAQGGWRSLWLGWGPTALRDVPFSALYWFNYELVKSWLSGLRPKDQTSVGMSFVAGGISGTVAAILTLPFDVVKTQRQVALGAVEAVRGFLPRIIKAAPSCAIMISTYEFGKSFFQRLNREQPLGP
- the SLC25A39 gene encoding probable mitochondrial glutathione transporter SLC25A39 isoform X1, which codes for MADQDPGAISPLQQMVASGTGAVVTSLFMTPLDVVKVRLQSQRPSMASELMPPSRLWSLPYAKLPSSLQSTGKCLLYCNGVLEPLYLCPNGARCATWFQDPTRFTGTMDAFVKIVRHEGTRTLWSGLPATLVMTVPATAIYFTAYDQLKTFLCGRALTSDLYAPMVAGALARLGTVTVISPLELVRTKLQAQHVSYRELGACVRAAVAQGGWRSLWLGWGPTALRDVPFSALYWFNYELVKSWLSGLRPKDQTSVGMSFVAGGISGTVAAILTLPFDVVKTQRQVALGAVEAVRVTPPRADSTWLLLRRIRAESGTRGLFAGFLPRIIKAAPSCAIMISTYEFGKSFFQRLNREQPLGP
- the SLC25A39 gene encoding probable mitochondrial glutathione transporter SLC25A39 isoform X2 gives rise to the protein MADQDPGAISPLQQMVASGTGAVVTSLFMTPLDVVKVRLQSQRPSMASELMPPSRLWSLPYAKWKCLLYCNGVLEPLYLCPNGARCATWFQDPTRFTGTMDAFVKIVRHEGTRTLWSGLPATLVMTVPATAIYFTAYDQLKTFLCGRALTSDLYAPMVAGALARLGTVTVISPLELVRTKLQAQHVSYRELGACVRAAVAQGGWRSLWLGWGPTALRDVPFSALYWFNYELVKSWLSGLRPKDQTSVGMSFVAGGISGTVAAILTLPFDVVKTQRQVALGAVEAVRVTPPRADSTWLLLRRIRAESGTRGLFAGFLPRIIKAAPSCAIMISTYEFGKSFFQRLNREQPLGP
- the SLC25A39 gene encoding probable mitochondrial glutathione transporter SLC25A39 isoform X4, which produces MVFWNPCTCVQMVPAVPPGFRTLPASLAPWVMTVPATAIYFTAYDQLKTFLCGRALTSDLYAPMVAGALARLGTVTVISPLELVRTKLQAQHVSYRELGACVRAAVAQGGWRSLWLGWGPTALRDVPFSALYWFNYELVKSWLSGLRPKDQTSVGMSFVAGGISGTVAAILTLPFDVVKTQRQVALGAVEAVRVTPPRADSTWLLLRRIRAESGTRGLFAGFLPRIIKAAPSCAIMISTYEFGKSFFQRLNREQPLGP